The Eretmochelys imbricata isolate rEreImb1 chromosome 19, rEreImb1.hap1, whole genome shotgun sequence genome contains a region encoding:
- the LOC144277389 gene encoding platelet-activating factor receptor-like has product MSPLRGPFGLGSRLTAPRASLPPASQEAGAQSLSVATGGAEMNNWTAGLEATEAPLGAARGECELSDPVQFVLVPLVYCVVLCVGLPGNLVALLAFLQSGQVRKAIRIYLINLTLADILFNLTLPLWIPYYLAGGHWVLSDATCRLAGAAYYIATYSAIAFMTLISFDRYCTVRVARLDLALNRRHGAMAACVTVWLLCLGSAIPSLAAQQTWAGSRGTKCFEQSAGHRNYAYAMVGFFVASFLVVLGAYASIMRSLSATASHGSHRRLARAMVLGMLLVFVVCVAPYHLTLAPWVASRTQSPGCSPPSTLDILHTLSVALLSLNSCIDPLIYCFSIKRFRADLWMTARKIVRCLPLPPSPLERSIPNVRSSSFTSS; this is encoded by the coding sequence CGGTGCTGAGATGAACAACTGGACGGCCGGGCTGGAGGCAACGGAGGCACCCCTGGGTGCTGCCCGCGGGGAGTGTGAGCTGAGTGACCCCGTGCAGTTTGTCCTGGTGCCCCTAGTGTACTGCGTGGTGCTCTGCGTGGGGCTGCCTGGCAATCTGGTGGCCCTGCTGGCCTTTCTGCAGAGTGGCCAGGTGAGGAAGGCCATCCGCATCTACCTCATCAACCTCACTCTGGCCGACATCCTCTTCAACCTCACCCTGCCCCTCTGGATCCCCTACTACTTGGCCGGGGGGCACTGGGTCCTCTCAGATGCCACCTGCCGTCTGGCCGGGGCTGCCTACTACATAGCCACCTACAGTGCCATCGCCTTCATGACCCTCATCAGCTTCGATCGCTACTGCACCGTCCGCGTGGCCAGGCTGGACCTGGCTCTGAACCGGCGCCACGGGGCCATGGCAGCTTGCGTGACGGTCTGGCTGCTGTGTTTGGGCTCCGCCATCCCCTCCCTGGCAGCCCAGCAGACCTGGGCGGGCTCTCGGGGCACCAAGTGCTTTGAGCAGTCTGCAGGGCACAGGAACTATGCCTATGCCATGGTGGGCTTCTTCGTGGCCTCCTTCCTGGTGGTGCTGGGCGCGTACGCCTCCATCATGAGGTCGCTCTCGGCCACTGCCTCCCACGGTAGCCACCGCCGGCTGGCCCGGGCCATGGTGCTGGGCATGCTGTTGGTGTTCGTGGTCTGCGTGGCCCCCTATCACCTCACCCTGGCCCCCTGGGTGGCCAGCCGGACGCAGAGCCCCGGCTGCAGCCCACCCTCCACCCTGGACATCCTGCACACCCTGAGTGTGGCCCTGCTGAGCCTCAACAGCTGCATCGACCCGCTGATCTACTGCTTCTCCATCAAGCGCTTCCGGGCTGATCTGTGGATGACTGCGCGCAAGATCGTCCGgtgcctcccactgcccccctccccgctggaGAGATCCATTCCCAACGTCCGCTCCTCCTCCTTCACCTCCTCCTAG